The DNA segment GGTGGGGGGCATGAACGAGGTAGGTATATTGGTTGATAAGGACCTCCATGAACTAGTGGTGGAGGTTAGGAGGGTGAATGACAGGTTGATGATTATTAAGCTAGTTGTTGGAGGTTTTACTTTGAACATAATCAGTGCATACGCACcacaagcaggcttggatgaggaagtCAAGAGGCGTTTCTGGGAGGATTTGGATGAGATGGTATGTGGTATCCTGCATACTGAGAGGCTTTTCATTGGAGGAGATTTCAACAGCCATATTGAAGCAACGTCGGGGGGAGTATTATGATGTGCATGGTATGGTGGCTTTAGTTTTGGAGATAGAAATGGAGTAGGAACGTCTGTGCTAGACTTTGCTAGagcatttgatttggtgataggGAACTCGAGTTTCCCGAAGAAGAGGGAGCACTTGGTCATATTTTGGAGTTCGGTGGCcgagactcagattgattatttaCTCTGCAGGAAGTCCGATAGAGGTCTTTGCACGGATTGCAAGGTCATCCCAATTGAGAACCTTTCGACCCTTCATAGGCTCCTGGTCATGGACCTTGAGATCAcgaagaggaggaggaagagggAGATGTATAGCCAACATAGGATAAAATGGGGAGCCTTGACGGAAGCTAAAGTGCATGAGTTAGGGTTCAAGCTGGTGACTATCGGGGCgtggaggagtagtggggacgcaagcgCTATGTGGACCACGACTGCGCAGTACATTAGGGAAGTCGcgagagaggtattaggggtctcaaAGGGTTACTCTGGTGGTCACAAGGGAGGTTGGTGATGGAATGGAGAGGTTCAAGGAAACGTGAAAATCAAGAAAGCAGGCGTATATGAAGCTAGTGGAAAGTGTAGATAAGGAGGACAAGAGGGCGAATAGGGAGCTTTATAAGCTGGCTAGGAAAGAGGCAAAGCTAGCAGTTAGGCAGCCAAGACTGCAGCTTTTAgtcatttgtatgaggaactcgagGTCCAAGGTggggataagaggttgttcaggTCAGCCAAGGCACGAGATAGAAAGGCacgtgacttggaccaagtgaaaTGCATCACGGAtgaagaaggtagagttttgttggatgaggaGCTTATACGTCGGAGAtgacagacctactttcatagTCTCATGAACGAGAAGGGGGACAAGAGCATTGTACTGGGTGATTTGAAACTCTCCGAGAGTCGTtatgactttgggtattgtaggcggattagagtGGATGAAGTTGAGGGGGATATGTATAAGCTGATCAGGGGCAAAGCGACCGGGCCGGATGAAATCTTGATGGATttttggaagagtgcgggcaaggcaggcttggagtggctcactaagTTACCTAATGTTATTTTTAGAACGCAaaagatgcctgaagagtggaggtggagcacgatggttcctgtatacaagaacaagggtgatatccaaaattgcaataactatcggagtatcaagctgcttagccatactatgaaagtctgggagtgagtggtagagctaagggtgaggaggagtgtgtatatttccgagaaccagtttgggtttatgccgAGGCGTTTGactacagaagctatccaccttgttaggagattgatgaaGTAGTATAGGGAGGAAAGAAGGACatatatggtgttcatcgacttagaaaaggcgtacgataaagttccgagggaggttttgtagagatgtttggaggctagaggtgtacatgttgcctacgttaggttgattaaggacatgttatgatggggttgcatcaggggtcggcactcagcccttttttgtttgctctggtgatggacatactgacgcgccacatccaaggggaggtgccgaggtgcatgctatttgcagatgatattctATTGATTGACGAGATGAGATATGGTGTGAATGCGCAATTAGAGgtttggaggtaaaacctagaatataaatatttcaagttgagaAGGACCAAGAtaaaatacttggagtgtaagtttagtGGCGATACTtaaggaggggaaggggaggtaTGGCTGGAatcgcaggtcatccctaggagagggagttttaagtaccttgggtcaattATTCAAGGGGATGGGGAGAGTGATGAAGACGTCACACATCGTATTgcggcgggatggatgaaatggagacgggcttctggtgttttgtgtgataagaaggtGCCACTGAatcttaagggtaagttctacagagtggtggtcagacctaCGATATTGTATGGAGCTGAGTGTTGGTCATTCAAGATTGCGCATGTCCATAAGATGAAGGTaacagagatgaggatgttgataGGGATGTGcaggcacaccaggttagataggatcagaatgCGGTTATTTatgacaaggtgggtgtggcacCTTTTTAtcacaagatgcgggaagcatggcttaggtggtttggtcatgtgaagaggaggagcacagacacctcgatgaggaggtgtgagaggttgacatttgAGGggctacggagaggtagaggtaggccaaagaagaggtggggagaggtgattaggcaagacatggcgcaacttcagctgaccgaggacatgacccttgattggaaggtatggaggtcgagaattagggtagtagagtaggtagtctagagtgttcataacagtagtattggcatgCAGTCTCGCTTTCtattggtagtaggtttttatgactagctattgttttctttcattgttgatcaccttactgtcttgttgtttctattatgcttttatatggctttttggtattgTCCCTTCTTGTGTATTTTTTCATTAGTGTGGTACTCTGCTTTCCTGAGAGAGGGTCTattagaaacagcctctctaccctcacaaggtaggggtaaggtttgcgtacacactaccctccccaggccCCATAGTGTAGGATAATattgggtatgttattgttgttgttgttgtttctgtttattttatttcagatagtagcataggtgttttgtatattctactagtgctcatacacttgtgactcCGGGTCTTGGGGACATGATAGTAGACACTTGATggcttttgagtatttatttcaccgTACTTTCTCTTTTATTAGTTTAcgctttactttattaaattttccacttttcatttacttaataaataaaaatcaactactttggaattattaaaaagaataaatacatgtctagttcactgttggcttgcctaacggtgacgttgggtgccatcacgacctataagggAAATtaggtcatgacaacatggtgtcaaagcactaggttcatgtaggtctcacaagtatgagcaggcctaatagagtcttgttgatcggtgcggagacgtccgtacttatctttgagaggctatagggtgttaggaaactactctttcttcatctcctatcgtgcagttgatattgtgctaagtatatttctcttattctctcacagatggtgagaacgcacaTGGTAGATGTACCCCACCTAGGAGGAGCTGatccccctattgctagaggccgaggcagagggaGGGCTCCATCTCGTGGTAGAGAACGAGGtcgtcctagagttgctccagttGTGCCACCAGTGGATCTAGTGGAGGATGCCATTATTGAGGAGTAGGGCGAGGTTCCTGCATTGGAGCCAGCCCCAGTAAATTTCATGCCCGCACCAGGATTCCAAGAAGTCATGGTTTGTATGTTGCGGGTCATGGATTTTATGACTAAGgctagtttatttccagcagacccagccacatctcaggcgatAGGGGGAGCAAAGAACCCTACTGTTCAGGCTCCAAGGCATGTAGCTTCCGTATATCATACCCCGGGCGCACTACCCATGGGCGGAGCTCAGCCAGTTATAAAAGCTATACCTGAGCCCAAACCAGCTACGGCCGGCGAGCCACAGAAGCTATTGGATAGGTGACCatgctacatcctcctgtcttaggatgtgagcgacatgaggatccccaggattttattgatcattgcagggacagactgcacaacatgaggatattgagTCCCACAGGGTGGACGTTACCTcctttcagctagagggtagagcccgtagatggtggaagtccTATCTTCTCGGTAGGCTAGTAGGttctcctcccttgacttggCATCGGTTTACACGCCTCTTTCTGgatagatatattccaccctcttagagggaagagttgcgatttcaaTTAGAGTAGCtacagcagggtcagatgtcggtgaccgactatgagacgagattctctgagttgtttCGCCATGCACTTAGGATACCCCCCACCGATGCatagagagtgcagaggtttgtttcGGGTTTGCACTTTGGAATCCAGGCCACTATGGCCTGAGAGGTTGAGATATGGACTTCTTGCGAgctggttgtggagatagctcggaggatcgagggtgttcgTCAGCATGGACGAGAGTAGACTCCGAGGGACGAGCGGTATCGATATTCTAGAAGGTTCAGTGGTCCTCCGTCTGGGGGGAAAGGTCAGTTTGTTAGGGGTCAGTcaagcaggcccacatatccagtaTCGCCGCCTCCTCGGGATACTCCGGTGCATCTCTATTTCATCGCCATTCAAGAGAGCTCCTATAGTCCACCAACTAtttagggttcctccagtgggtattcgggCCATCAGGGATAGACTTCAGGTTAGCAATCCACTGGACCGATcaatggaagaattgatcaaatccaTGCTCCCGAGTGTTTTGTACTTTTGTTCCTCTCTCAAAGTAGCGTCCTCTccccaaaataggtttaggttggtttttatatgagttgggggtaTCTTGGGGTCAAAATAACAGAGTCCCAGTCAAAGTAGGACAACTCTGCATTACTAGTGCCCAGGGTAGTGTGGGGCGCTAGCACTGGCGCTGGGTTTGTTGGGCATTCTGTTTTGTGCACCACAGGTAGCATCCCACGCTACCTGTGGCTCTCAACTGGGCACTGTTGTCGTTTCTTCCCATTTGCGCTCCAATTCGCGCACTTTCATCCCTAATCGCATCCAAATGATTCCTACATATAAAAATACCACAAATTAGTTCAAATCATTATATTATACATCTGAAATCTAAAAGTCATGAGCACAATGCGGGgcaatatacataaaaatatgcaTACGTTAAGCCGAATATCAACACCCTACACTTAGACTCTTGATCTTCCTCGAGCAATGGAACTATATTAACACCCCAAAACGTAGCTCTCACTATGAAAGAGCAATTCACATTGAACTCAATCACATACTCTACCTTTTGACTATGGTCGATACCGACAATCAAGCATGAACACACAAATTTTACATTCTTCCCATTGTTAGACTCTACCAAGTATACACAATGCGATTCAACCAACTCAAACAATCTCTCCACAAACACCCTACCTCAAGAGACgactcgttaccactaagcaTCCTTAACTCACACACTCACCCAACAAAAGAAGAGTACAACATCACCAATCCTTCATGAGACCAAGTGCCCTCACCACAAGAAAAAGAGTGAATACAGAAGTAGCCCATACGTTCAAATATGccattgaacataaattaagtACATCACAATATTGAacaaaattcactcactctcataaAGCATTCATGTGCATCACGTGGTCGTACCATAAACATGCAcgtagtgtacatctctactaatctaagctagccaaatctaggatTAATTAGGACtataaggttgtaatgtaggttgaggtatgggtaggatacatttaggaatagtgactaaccatCCCAAGCaatttaatacactacactcacaAATCGAGCACATcttcttctcaaccaattcacttgTCATACACCATATATAACATAGCCCTCTTTTCAATTAGGCACCTCTATATTTCCACTAGCATGAATTAGAAGGATTAGGAGGTGTGTGTGTTTTCTACAATATTTgaactattattatttttcttcgtTCTtgcaatattttttctttttctccccatttttcctctttcttttctccATACGCTCCATACATTAAGTTTCATCGGCTAGTGACCTTTTGTTTTTCACAATATTAGTGCACCTAAAGagcccttccatggttccactcaaaactTACTCCCCAATCCcgcaccttacttcttttagcgattATGTACCTttggaggtaaaggttcaacaatctcaaattaagaacaaaatagggatacaacttgtaatgtgggtgccaaagaaaaggtctataggctcaaaggggctagcaatggaaaatttatttttaagtgacaagcacatctatgatcaagcaagaaacgcctacgtcatctcctagactagcacaacttaatgCTTTCACTTCGATTAACACATGGGGCTCCTAGACTATTTAGGATAGCACAGAATATCACCAATCCTTACATACACATTACACTTGACTCAATCAAGATGGTTTTGTTCGaatctcaagtcaagcaagcataGTGAGTTGATAATATTTAAGCAATGATGCACTAGGTGGCATACAAGTCAACCAActgagaaagaaacatcacagaGTAGGCTACTTAATTTACTTGGGCATTACAATTCAAATTAAATATTCAGGAAGACAGAGCGCATGCCATAGTTTAATGTTCCAACACCCAACATGTCAACAGGTACCTCAGAGCACCTCAGTCTTCTCCCTATCCTACtccttaaaaaaatataaaaaacaaaacactcggttcgagctacacccttggaaaagaatcggcatccaaagaaaaaccaaggataCTACCTAAATATcctaaaaagaacaaaagaaaatctttttggtatttgtTTAATCACAcgttaatccctcaagaaaattgtccagcaggtccatcatcgggaaaagtccatgctttttctaatttgttttttcttttttctagcTAATTAGACTATGTAAGTTCTAAACGAagctaaaaataacaataaataaaaattgtatAAAATTACAAGTCAGGAAGTATAAGAAATTCAAAACAAAGTAGTGGAAAGAAAGAACTCTCTGCTAGTCGGAGTCCACCTCCTCAGAATGGCCATCAGTCGTAACTCTGGTCTCATTATCATCATCCTTTCCTAAGGGTACCAAAGCCATGGGCCCCGTGACTTCATCACCAATCTCATCCTGAGTGTTCTCATCCTTAGAGAAGTGAATGAGACTGCCCAGTGCAATTCTCAACATATCTTTGGAAGAACTGGATAGATCATTTCTCAGATGCATACGCTCCTCATCTGACACCCCTAGCTTGCTCATTATCACATTGAGGGAACTATAAAGATACTTGTTGAAGTTTTCGTCCCTCTCAGTCCTCGCAGATTGGCTTAGCTTTGATGTGGACTCCAGTAAGGATGTAATGTCTAGCAATGCCTTTGGTTCCTCTACTACCTCATCATAGCCAGGGTACTCCAGTACCTCACGGGATAGCATGTACTACGTCAGGAGGTTTCCAAAGAAGAACCTTTTGATCCTTTGCCCAAAGCAGGTGCAGGACATCTCCCCGAGTATGGTCTCACCCATATTTATGGGTCTCCCAGTCATAAAAAAGAATACCACACACACTCGAGCTCGAGTGCATTTGTTGTTGTGTTCAACTGGAATGAGTCAGGCTTGCACAAAATTCTGCCACACTTTGGTAGTCTTGCTGAAATCAAAGTGTATTCGCCTTTAGCTCTATTCCACTTGGCATTCGGATCGGCGCACTGCTTATATAGGAGTGGCTCATCCCATAAGTAGAGCCTCACATTATGTAGAAATATTCTTCTATTATCAGGTGTCAATTCTAGTGGcatcaccccacttgcaataaaattcacgTAGTCTGCCTACCACATTGCTTCACATGAGGTCATTACCAATAACTGATAAATATTTCCTTAATCGAACCACCCTCATCCACATGGTTCCgattttctaatctggacaagtgatcagccacttgattctctgttcttttcgatctcggatctccaagtcaaattcttgcaaaagGAGGACCCAAcaaatcagcctcggcttggcatCTCTCTTTTCAAACAGATACCTTATAGCTTAGTGATCCCTGGAGACGATGattttggttcccactagataagtTCTGAACTTGTGAAACGCCCACACAATTGCAAGCAACTCCCTTTTAGTGACAGTGTAGTTCATCTGGGTTGGATTCAGAGTTTTGCTCGCTTAGTAAATGTATTGAAAACTTTTATCCCTCTTTTTCCCCAAAATAGCTCCTATTGCGACGTCACTCGCATCGTACATCAACTAAAATGGTTGCGCCCAGTCCGGGGTAATGATAATTGGCGCAGTCaccaattttttctttagctCCTCAAATTTtttcagacaagcatcatcaaaTTTGAAGGGGATATCTTTCTCAAGATGCCtgcaaaaaggagaagaaaattttgaaaattctttaatgaaacgacgataaaaacctgtatggcccaagaaactgtgaATGCCCTTGACGGATGTCGGTGGGGGAAATTTTTCAATCATCTCCATCTTTTCTTTGTCCACCTGCAAACCATTTTTGGACATCttgtgccccaagactataccttctcgtaccatgaaatggcacttttctcagtttagcaccaagtttgtttcttcacacctagcaagcactttataAAGGTTCATTAAAAATTTATCAAAAGAAAACCCAAAcacagagaaatcatccatgaacacttctacaaatctttcaactATGTCattaaaaatagccatcatacacctttgagaattcgcaggtgcattacagagACCAGATGgcattcttttaaatgcatacGTACCATAAGGACACGTAAATgtagtcttctcttggtcctctggggatataacaatctgattataccccgaatagccatctaggaaacagtagtattcctgtccagctaatctatcaagcatttggtcaataaaggggaggggAAAGTGGTCCTTGCGGGTGGCATTGtttaattttctataatctatgcaaattctccacccaGTCACAATTCTTGTGgaaataaactcattattttcAATAACCACTATAGTCATCCTCCCTCCCCCCTTCTTAGGTACACATTGGACGtggcttacccatttgctatcagagattggaaatacaatacctgcatcaagccacttaattacttcttttcttactacctctttcatgattggatttaggtgGCATTGTTGCTCTACACTTGGATTGTGCCCTTCCTCTATGAGGAATGAAAAAGGATGGACTAATGCCTCTAATCTCAGACatcgtccacccaattgctctcTTGCGCCACACATCACTCTTAACAGCTTTTCTTTCTACCATCTAGACAAGTCAGAGGAAGCAATAACTGGTGGAGAGTCAGAACCACCCAAATACGTATATTGAATATGAAGGGTCAAGGGTTTAagttccaattttggagcttcttcaaccAACGGCTTTGGAGGAGGCCCACTTGGCCTATTTAGGGGGCTCAAAAGGATTCAATCCATGTATGTAGGCACACGATGCATCTAGTATAtacatcatctcctcaacctcgtCATCAATATCCAAGCTGTCGAACAACATAAGTTCTTTCTCTAGAGAATCGTCTATATATACACTCGTGTCGATAAGTTGCTCATCCACCTCCACAATAGATATCATAGAGAGTTCCTCATAATGGCGAAGAAGTTGGATTGCCTTGTAGACATTAAAAAAGCTTCCTCATTGTCCACCCTCAGAATCATTTTTCCCTCTCTCACTTTAATAATTGCATCAtatgtagccaagagaggtcatcccaatatgattggaacttgttcatcagccttataatctagaataatgaagtctgTTGGGAAGATAAATTTCCCACTTTGTagcaacacatcttcaatcactccttcagggtaggctatggaTCTATCAGCTagttgcaacatcacagtggttggtcttggagctcccagacccaaCTGCTTGAACAAGGTCAAGAGCATCAGATAtatgcttgcccccaaatcatAAAGAGCGCGGCCTACATCAATATTACCAATCCGCACAGGGATGGTGAAGCTACCAGGGTCCTTAACTTTTGAGggagcttgttttggaccctcgAAGTGCGCTCCTTAGTAAGTGTAATTGTCTCGAATCCAATCAATctcctcttgtgagccactatatctttgatgtacttagcatattttggaaTTTCATGAAGTATAATCCACCAATCTTAACATAGaaagaaatttgttgaacatgcgataaTCATTCTTTTTTGGTAATCTTTGGGGGAAGGTAGTGGTGGCCTTTCAACATTCACTGGCTCTGAATTTTCATCATCTTTCTTTGAATCGTGTGTTGCCTTAGGAATCAACTCCCCCTCAAGTATAGGCTTATCCCTTCTCTTATTTGGTGTTTCTTCAATTCCCTCCCATTTCTGAGTGTGATTGCActaacttgagggttcttctcttgGGAAAAGTGCCTATAGGCCAAGtattttgatttgatgctaaTTGTCCCATTTgtctctcaagatttctgaaatcggtacTCAGTTGTTGATTGTCAAGCAACAACTTCTTCAACAAGTCATTAGTACTCTCTTCTACTTGCTGGCTTACGTTGTTGATTAAATTTCCTTGGGGCCTATAATGATTCTGAGTCGTCTGATTTCCACCCCAGGAGAAGTTAGGGTGATTCATCCAatttgggttgtaagtgttcccatattatGAATGTTGATTTATCGGACCTCTACTCTGTTGCcccacataataaatagattcaggattcgtatGGCACATGTCATTCGTGTGACTGCCAGCACATAATTCGCAGGAAGTAGAcatttgttgtacatgttgcatctGTTGTGTTTGGTGCATTTTCAtactattcatctgatttgccaattttgctatatctgctctcacggctgagaagtcatcaagctTAATTACACTAGTTTCTTTCTGTTTAAGTGCTCTTCGTGACTCCacatctccttgccaattattatCATAAGCAGTGAAGTTGTTTAGCAGGAGTTGGATTTCACTATATGggctcgccatgcaactacccccacaagctgagtcaagattcatcatTTATGTTTcgtctaacccatcaacaaaagtatgaCCCAACACCTCATCAGTATGACAGTGAtgtgggcagtctctgagtagcgtCTTATATCATTCCTAAGCTTGATGAAGAGACTCTCCATCCCGTTGTTGAACCCCAAGAATCTGGCTCCTCACCGACTTTGTCTTTTTAGTGGGAAAAAATTTGATTAAGAACTttcttgctagatcatcccaagtgtggatcgAATTCGCGgtctccttttgcaaccattctttgGCTTCCCCCAGCAGTGAAAAGGGTAATAGTGTAAACCTGACGTAGTCCTTGGAAACGTTAGGATAATTGTAAGTATCCGTAATTTATAGGAAGTTCTGAATGTGCTaatgcgggtcttcatgagacaTACCCACATTTTTCcatgtggactgaatcagctgtaccatgtactgtttgagttcaaagtgaCCCAAGATATCAGGTTTCACAATAGCCtcagtcatattagcaagattgggccttgcggcttctatcACCAGACGCTCTTCATTATATGCCATCTCTAGtggttgtggttgaactacgataTCCAACTCTATTCTAGTTCTAGCTTCGACTTCCCTCCTCAGCctgtgaagtgttcgttcaatttcaggTCAAGAGGAAGGAGGTGTTTTCCGCTTCCACTCCTCCGTATTCAATATAAGAGCCTCCGTCAACACAAACAAggaaaactgaaatttaaaacatgaacaaataactaataaaagcttaactcataaaagtagctaatttctaagttcCCGACAATGGCGCCAAAAGCTTGTTGTGACCAAACACattcacgcaagtatacgtggtcatcAAATtatagagtagtgagtagagtatcattTTCACAGAGACTTATGATTAACATttgactgattcaaactcaaacaacttatcgattcaagagaTTTCTCAAAAAATGTGTAAGTGACTAATTTACTAACTAAGAAACTTGCAAGCAATGAAATAACAAGATATTAACCAAAACACTTAAGAAATTTCAGATAAAAATCAATAGGCgaggatattccagggtca comes from the Nicotiana tabacum cultivar K326 chromosome 14, ASM71507v2, whole genome shotgun sequence genome and includes:
- the LOC142169095 gene encoding uncharacterized protein LOC142169095 — its product is MNEVGILVDKDLHELVVEVRRVNDRLMIIKLVVGGFTLNIISAYAPQAGLDEEVKRRFWEDLDEMVCGNSSFPKKREHLVIFWSSVAETQIDYLLCRKSDRGLCTDCKVIPIENLSTLHRLLVMDLEITKRRRKREMYSQHRIKWGALTEAKVHELGFKLVTIGAWRSSGDASAMWTTTAQYIREVAREVLGVSKGYSGGHKGGW